From Amycolatopsis sp. cg9, one genomic window encodes:
- a CDS encoding LuxR C-terminal-related transcriptional regulator has protein sequence MPDHHERPPRRRVPKTRVTIPAPPGDLISRPRLRAVLDEPGDAALVFVGAPAGFGKTVLLADWAGRRRDAVAWVSADADDNDERVFWSAVLESLGGCVRIPDGNPLRRLAVPDSPGTDLAFLAQVADAFDALPEPVLLVLDGVQEITAPGTWLGLQALVRHQPRGLRLVVSSRREPALPLVRARLADGLVEVGTSQLRFSDEEARAFLDATGAPIPNEQAGLLVARAGGWPAGLRLAAASAARHGSLRDFFAGRERAVLDYLTDEVLAPLSRGQQDLLRAISICDDVPAGLAAALSGLPEAEAVLRELGEPAVQVVRTTGTPPRHRLPPLLRTYLRAELQRRAPDLTRARHAAAARWFAEHDRPAAALLHSVRSGQAARVGELVRRHAVTLFLAGEHSVLRLALAVLDDHRAPADPLTALVSTALCLEEGETSAAGLRLARAEAAWPEQPAAELTVLRQLAHARLSQLDHHPVQALRAAAQVDADLAAGTELGGLAALHHAGVLIARHDRGPARETLVRVLGTAEAHDQDFMVTQCLTTLGGLACRDGDYRVMETLARRVVARHDGRDAHRSLEGAQVCALLAYGSLLRGEAGECVEQAKRIGRLLGDAPARAARNLRLFAETLRGAAEFELGAWHAGLRRMRRARTHLGTGRGCPPEHAALCAVLEHRAALRLGAAGQARETVHWAQPVLAQAGELRLMRARTQLRLGRQGAASSVLRALAADEAPMLLPWAAIEASLVGVQAALAAGAPERAVRLLDHALRAAEPADVRFPFVFAPAEVAGFLTSRLGSLGTGERFAGQVVALRRRLRTPPMPAPLTDRERSVLRLLPTQRSIDEIAQDLTVSPNTVKTHVRGIYAKLAVRSRRDAVEIALRRGLLDAEVTDFR, from the coding sequence CGTGGGTGTCGGCCGACGCCGACGACAACGACGAACGGGTCTTCTGGTCCGCGGTGCTCGAATCCCTCGGCGGCTGCGTCCGGATCCCGGACGGCAACCCGCTGCGGCGGCTGGCGGTGCCGGACTCACCCGGCACGGACCTGGCGTTCCTCGCTCAGGTCGCCGACGCCTTCGACGCGTTGCCCGAGCCGGTTCTGCTCGTGCTGGACGGCGTCCAGGAGATCACCGCGCCCGGTACCTGGCTCGGGCTGCAGGCGCTGGTCCGGCACCAGCCGCGGGGCCTGCGCCTGGTGGTGTCGAGCCGGCGGGAGCCGGCGTTGCCGCTGGTGCGGGCCCGGCTGGCCGACGGGCTCGTCGAGGTGGGCACGTCGCAATTGCGGTTCTCCGACGAAGAGGCGCGGGCGTTCCTCGACGCGACCGGGGCGCCGATCCCGAACGAGCAGGCCGGGCTGCTCGTCGCCCGCGCCGGCGGCTGGCCGGCCGGGCTGCGCCTGGCGGCCGCGTCGGCGGCCCGGCACGGGAGCCTGCGCGACTTCTTCGCCGGCCGCGAACGGGCGGTGCTGGACTACCTGACCGACGAGGTGCTCGCCCCGCTGAGCCGCGGCCAGCAGGACCTGCTGCGGGCCATCAGCATCTGCGACGACGTCCCGGCCGGGCTGGCCGCCGCGCTCAGCGGCCTGCCGGAGGCCGAAGCGGTGCTGCGCGAGCTCGGCGAACCGGCCGTCCAGGTGGTCCGGACCACCGGGACGCCGCCGCGGCACCGGCTGCCGCCGCTGCTGCGGACCTACCTGCGGGCCGAGCTGCAGCGGCGGGCGCCCGACCTGACCCGGGCCCGGCACGCCGCCGCCGCGCGCTGGTTCGCCGAGCACGACCGGCCCGCGGCCGCGCTGCTGCACAGCGTCCGCTCGGGCCAGGCCGCCCGCGTCGGGGAACTCGTGCGGCGGCACGCGGTGACGCTGTTCCTGGCCGGCGAGCACTCCGTGCTGCGGCTGGCGCTTGCGGTGCTCGACGACCACCGCGCCCCCGCCGATCCGCTGACGGCCCTGGTCTCCACCGCGTTGTGCCTGGAGGAAGGCGAGACGTCGGCGGCCGGGCTGCGGCTGGCCCGCGCGGAGGCGGCGTGGCCGGAGCAGCCGGCCGCGGAGCTGACCGTGCTGCGGCAGCTGGCCCACGCCCGGCTCTCGCAGCTCGACCACCACCCGGTCCAGGCGCTGCGCGCGGCCGCGCAGGTCGACGCGGACCTGGCCGCGGGCACCGAGCTCGGTGGCCTCGCCGCCCTGCACCACGCCGGCGTCCTCATCGCCCGCCACGACCGCGGCCCGGCCCGCGAGACCCTGGTGCGGGTCCTCGGCACCGCGGAAGCGCACGACCAGGACTTCATGGTCACCCAGTGCCTCACCACTCTCGGCGGGCTCGCCTGCCGCGACGGCGACTACCGGGTGATGGAAACCCTGGCCCGCCGGGTCGTGGCCCGCCACGACGGCCGCGATGCGCACCGCTCGCTCGAAGGCGCTCAGGTGTGCGCGCTGCTCGCCTACGGCAGCCTGCTGCGCGGCGAAGCGGGCGAGTGCGTCGAGCAGGCCAAGCGGATCGGGCGGCTGCTCGGCGACGCGCCCGCACGGGCGGCCCGCAACCTCCGCCTGTTCGCCGAAACGCTGCGCGGGGCCGCGGAGTTCGAGCTCGGGGCCTGGCACGCGGGACTGCGCCGGATGCGCCGGGCCCGCACGCACCTGGGGACCGGGCGCGGCTGCCCGCCCGAGCACGCCGCCCTGTGCGCGGTGCTGGAGCACCGGGCCGCGCTCCGGCTCGGCGCGGCCGGTCAGGCCAGGGAAACCGTCCACTGGGCACAGCCGGTGCTGGCCCAGGCGGGGGAACTGCGGCTGATGCGGGCGCGCACGCAGCTGCGGCTGGGCCGGCAGGGCGCGGCCAGTTCCGTGCTGCGCGCGCTGGCGGCGGACGAGGCGCCGATGCTGCTGCCGTGGGCGGCGATCGAGGCGTCGCTGGTCGGGGTGCAGGCCGCGCTGGCGGCCGGGGCGCCGGAGCGGGCGGTGCGGCTGCTCGACCACGCGTTGCGCGCGGCCGAGCCCGCCGACGTCCGGTTCCCGTTCGTCTTCGCGCCGGCCGAAGTGGCCGGTTTCCTCACTTCGCGGCTGGGCAGCCTGGGTACCGGCGAGCGGTTCGCCGGTCAGGTCGTCGCGTTGCGCCGCCGGCTGCGCACCCCGCCGATGCCGGCGCCGCTGACCGACCGCGAACGCAGCGTGCTGCGGCTGCTGCCGACCCAGCGGTCGATCGACGAGATCGCGCAGGACCTGACGGTTTCGCCGAACACCGTCAAGACGCACGTGCGCGGGATCTACGCGAAGCTCGCCGTCCGCAGCCGGCGCGACGCGGTGGAGATCGCCCTGCGGCGCGGTCTGCTCGACGCCGAGGTCACCGATTTCAGGTGA
- a CDS encoding SHOCT domain-containing protein yields MDYPFLELMWTMLVFFCWIAWFWLLFVVLGDLYRRSDVSGWAKTGWTVLVIVLPFLGILLYLITSGRGMAARREARELAVPPRLDTGATQIAEARRLLDAGIIDDAEYRVLKRKALAP; encoded by the coding sequence ATGGACTACCCGTTCCTCGAGCTGATGTGGACGATGCTGGTGTTCTTCTGCTGGATCGCGTGGTTCTGGCTGCTGTTCGTCGTCCTGGGCGACCTGTACCGCCGGAGCGACGTGTCCGGCTGGGCGAAAACCGGGTGGACGGTGCTGGTGATCGTGCTGCCGTTCCTCGGGATCCTGCTCTACCTGATCACCAGCGGCCGCGGCATGGCCGCGCGCCGGGAGGCCCGCGAACTCGCCGTGCCGCCCCGGCTCGACACCGGCGCGACGCAGATCGCCGAAGCCCGGCGGCTGCTGGACGCGGGGATCATCGACGACGCCGAGTACCGCGTCCTCAAGCGGAAGGCCCTCGCGCCGTGA
- a CDS encoding MFS transporter, giving the protein MTVFPLALAQFVASYAATTMTVAVSAIAADLGTTVLGVQTAITLFTLTMASLMVPGSKLTDVLGRKRCFAIGLVVYGAGALLASAAPGPGLLIFGYSLLEGIGSALLIPPIYILVTVTSPDTGTRARRFGVVSGAGALGAAAGPLIGGLITTWAGWRASFLLQVLLVAVILVATPRITEPAGERERKPFDVAGALLSAAGLFFVVSGILRAGSGGWVLIVAGAGVLVAFFKHVRARERAGREPLVPSALFRDRVTNLGLLTQHVQWLVLQGAFFVIAVYLQQVRGYDAIETGLMLTPATAGILGASAAAGRLARRHSPRRLIRGGFALTIAGLALLLLLVRADSGVASAVPGLFLLGAGVGIMLTASVNLVQSRSPDSAQGDVSGVSRSVSNLGSSVGTALAGAVLAGATFALALTTLAGAAAAGLIAALLLPRQERPR; this is encoded by the coding sequence ATGACCGTGTTCCCCCTGGCCCTCGCCCAGTTCGTCGCGAGCTACGCCGCGACGACGATGACCGTCGCCGTCAGCGCGATCGCCGCCGACCTCGGCACGACCGTGCTCGGCGTCCAGACGGCGATCACGCTGTTCACCCTGACCATGGCGTCGCTGATGGTGCCGGGCAGCAAGCTCACCGACGTGCTCGGCCGCAAGCGCTGCTTCGCCATCGGCCTGGTCGTCTACGGCGCGGGCGCGCTGCTGGCGTCGGCCGCGCCCGGGCCCGGCCTGCTGATCTTCGGGTACTCGCTGCTGGAGGGGATCGGTTCGGCCCTGCTGATCCCGCCGATCTACATCCTGGTCACCGTCACCAGCCCCGACACCGGCACGCGCGCCCGCCGGTTCGGCGTCGTCAGCGGCGCGGGCGCGCTCGGCGCCGCCGCGGGACCGCTGATCGGCGGCCTGATCACGACGTGGGCCGGCTGGCGCGCCTCGTTCCTCCTGCAGGTCCTCCTCGTCGCGGTGATCCTCGTGGCGACGCCGCGGATCACCGAGCCGGCCGGCGAGCGCGAGCGGAAACCGTTCGACGTCGCGGGCGCGCTCCTCTCCGCGGCCGGCCTGTTCTTCGTCGTCTCGGGGATCCTGCGGGCCGGCTCCGGCGGCTGGGTGCTCATCGTCGCCGGAGCCGGCGTCCTGGTCGCTTTCTTCAAGCACGTCCGCGCCCGCGAACGCGCGGGCCGGGAGCCGCTCGTGCCGTCCGCGCTCTTCCGCGACCGCGTCACGAACCTCGGGCTGCTCACCCAGCACGTCCAGTGGCTCGTCCTGCAGGGCGCCTTCTTCGTGATCGCCGTGTACCTGCAACAGGTCCGCGGGTACGACGCCATCGAAACCGGGCTGATGCTGACCCCCGCGACCGCCGGCATCCTCGGCGCGTCGGCGGCCGCGGGGCGGCTGGCCCGGCGGCACTCACCACGCCGGCTGATCCGCGGCGGGTTCGCCCTCACCATCGCCGGGCTGGCGCTGCTGCTCCTGCTGGTGCGGGCCGACTCGGGCGTGGCGAGCGCCGTGCCCGGGCTGTTCCTGCTCGGCGCCGGGGTCGGGATCATGCTGACGGCGTCGGTGAACCTGGTGCAGTCCCGCAGCCCGGACTCGGCCCAGGGCGACGTTTCGGGGGTCTCGCGCAGTGTGTCCAACCTGGGCTCTTCGGTGGGGACGGCGCTGGCGGGCGCCGTGCTCGCCGGCGCCACCTTCGCCCTCGCCCTCACCACCCTCGCCGGAGCCGCCGCGGCCGGGCTGATCGCCGCCCTGCTGCTGCCACGGCAGGAGCGGCCGCGCTGA
- a CDS encoding glycoside hydrolase family 15 protein has protein sequence MTETAIADHGLIGDLQTAALVTTDGSVDWFCCPRFDSPSVFGALLDDERGGRFRIRPAGPHTTSQAYYPDTAVLITRFSGPDGIGEVVDFMPPRGTRPAANHRIARLVRCVRGRIAFEVLVAPRFDYGRRPHQAMLAGSGAVFVAREMSLVLHAVREPGDEHLADARVEDGDVRARLELAAGQVRGLVLETDATEPPREIRLAEFTELFDSTVSWWRAWLARSTYRGRWREMVGRSAITLKLLTYAPSGGLVAAPTLGLPEEIGGERNWDYRYTWVRDASFSVSALLALGFTEEAACFGGWLGDRIREGLPLSGDPGGGSAGQHWGAAGPLSVLYRVDGSVDLQEESLAHWSGYRGSRPVRIGNDAAGQLQLDIYGEALDSVFTADRAGFGIPHRGWTALRAALDWLGEHWDQPEEGIWETRGDRKCFTYGRLMSWVAFDRGIRLASTHGRPAPVEDWTWQRDSIYDQVLNRGWHRTRHAFVQHYTGDELDAALLRMPRTGFLPPRDPLWLSTLDAIGADLVTDSLVHRYDPAAAPDGLAGSEGTFSLCSFAYVDALARAGRLEQARAAFEKMLTYANHVGLYAEEISAFGEQLGNFPQAFTHLALIDAAVTLDAALG, from the coding sequence GTGACCGAAACCGCGATCGCCGACCACGGGCTGATCGGTGACCTGCAGACCGCCGCGCTGGTGACCACCGACGGGTCGGTCGACTGGTTCTGCTGCCCCCGCTTCGACTCGCCGTCGGTGTTCGGCGCGCTGCTGGACGACGAGCGCGGCGGCCGGTTCCGCATCCGCCCGGCCGGGCCGCACACGACGAGCCAGGCGTACTACCCGGACACCGCGGTGCTGATCACGCGGTTCAGCGGCCCGGACGGGATCGGCGAGGTGGTCGACTTCATGCCCCCGCGCGGCACCCGCCCGGCCGCGAACCACCGGATCGCCCGGCTGGTGCGCTGCGTCCGCGGCCGGATCGCGTTCGAGGTGCTGGTCGCGCCGCGCTTCGACTACGGCCGCCGTCCGCACCAGGCGATGCTCGCCGGCAGCGGCGCGGTGTTCGTCGCGCGGGAGATGTCGCTGGTGCTGCACGCGGTCCGCGAACCCGGCGACGAGCACCTGGCCGACGCGCGCGTCGAGGACGGCGACGTCCGGGCGCGGCTGGAGCTGGCGGCGGGGCAGGTCCGCGGGCTCGTGCTGGAGACCGACGCCACCGAGCCGCCGCGGGAGATCCGCCTGGCGGAGTTCACCGAACTGTTCGATTCCACGGTGTCCTGGTGGCGCGCGTGGCTGGCCCGCTCCACCTACCGCGGGCGCTGGCGGGAGATGGTGGGCCGCTCGGCGATCACGCTGAAGCTGCTGACGTACGCGCCGAGCGGCGGGCTGGTCGCGGCGCCGACGCTGGGCCTGCCGGAGGAGATCGGCGGCGAGCGGAACTGGGACTACCGCTACACGTGGGTGCGCGACGCGTCGTTCTCGGTGTCGGCGCTGCTGGCGCTCGGGTTCACCGAGGAGGCCGCGTGCTTCGGCGGGTGGCTGGGCGACCGGATCCGGGAAGGCCTGCCGCTGTCAGGCGATCCGGGTGGCGGGTCCGCCGGGCAGCACTGGGGCGCGGCGGGCCCGCTGTCGGTGCTGTACCGCGTGGACGGTTCGGTGGACCTGCAGGAGGAAAGCCTGGCGCACTGGTCGGGCTACCGCGGCTCGCGCCCGGTCCGGATCGGCAACGACGCGGCAGGCCAGCTGCAGCTGGACATCTACGGCGAGGCGCTGGACAGCGTGTTCACCGCCGACCGCGCGGGCTTCGGCATCCCCCACCGCGGCTGGACGGCCCTCCGGGCGGCGCTGGACTGGCTGGGCGAGCACTGGGACCAGCCCGAGGAGGGCATCTGGGAGACCCGCGGCGACCGCAAGTGCTTCACCTACGGCCGCCTGATGAGCTGGGTGGCGTTCGACCGCGGCATCCGCCTGGCGAGCACCCACGGCCGCCCGGCCCCGGTGGAGGACTGGACCTGGCAGCGAGACAGCATCTACGACCAGGTCCTCAACCGCGGCTGGCACCGCACGCGGCACGCGTTCGTCCAGCACTACACCGGCGACGAACTGGACGCGGCCCTGCTGCGGATGCCCCGGACGGGTTTCCTCCCGCCCCGCGACCCGCTGTGGCTGTCCACACTGGACGCGATCGGCGCGGACCTGGTGACCGACAGCCTGGTCCACCGCTACGACCCGGCGGCGGCCCCGGACGGTCTGGCGGGCTCGGAGGGCACGTTTTCGTTGTGCAGCTTCGCCTACGTCGACGCACTGGCCCGCGCGGGCCGGCTGGAGCAGGCACGGGCGGCGTTCGAGAAGATGCTGACGTACGCGAACCACGTCGGCCTGTACGCGGAGGAGATTTCGGCGTTCGGTGAGCAGCTGGGCAATTTCCCGCAGGCGTTCACGCACCTGGCGCTGATCGACGCCGCGGTGACCCTCGATGCCGCACTGGGGTGA
- a CDS encoding amidohydrolase family protein, giving the protein MSGSIVLRGGTVLADAHRVLPGEDVLVTGDRIAAIGPALEVPAGTEEIDATGGLVMPGMIDTHRHLWQTAMRGYGADWTLTQYFVWYYLEWGKVFRPEDIYAGNLLGAWEALEAGVTTTVDWSHGLQTTQHADAAADALEAVPGRFVLAYGNIQDAPANWTGTPEFRDFVSRRTGGDLGFQLAFDVTGDPAFPEKPAFEVARDLGVPVTTHAGVWGATGDDGIRLMHDHGFMTPETVYVHGASLSADSYHRIAATGGSVSVSTESEQSAGQGYPPTWALRQYGIPVSLSMDTSVWWSGDLFSAMRATLGADRSREHLEAHAKGETVTHAALRADQVVDWATRGGAHALGRTDLGTLEVGKKADVVLLKNDDSPASFPVLNPYGHVAFQAQRGDVHTVLVDGRVVKRDGRLVGVDLPALRRRVEDTVEHLRSQLGEEAWRQGMNPDVPETKILDNPYTYTTYQSDTTHGG; this is encoded by the coding sequence GTGAGCGGATCGATCGTCCTGCGGGGTGGCACGGTGCTGGCCGACGCCCACCGGGTGCTGCCCGGCGAAGACGTCCTCGTCACCGGCGACCGGATCGCCGCCATCGGGCCCGCGCTGGAGGTCCCCGCCGGCACGGAGGAGATCGACGCGACCGGCGGGCTGGTCATGCCGGGGATGATCGACACCCACCGGCACCTGTGGCAGACGGCCATGCGCGGCTACGGCGCCGACTGGACGCTCACGCAGTACTTCGTCTGGTACTACCTCGAATGGGGCAAGGTGTTCCGCCCCGAAGACATCTACGCGGGCAACCTCCTCGGCGCGTGGGAAGCGCTCGAAGCGGGCGTCACGACCACGGTGGACTGGTCCCACGGCCTGCAGACCACCCAGCACGCCGACGCCGCGGCCGACGCGCTCGAAGCCGTCCCCGGCCGGTTCGTCCTCGCCTACGGCAACATCCAGGACGCACCCGCGAACTGGACCGGCACGCCGGAGTTCCGCGACTTCGTCTCCCGCCGCACCGGCGGCGACCTCGGCTTCCAGCTCGCGTTCGACGTCACCGGCGACCCGGCGTTCCCGGAGAAACCGGCGTTCGAAGTCGCCCGCGACCTCGGCGTCCCGGTCACCACCCACGCGGGCGTGTGGGGCGCGACCGGCGACGACGGCATCCGCCTGATGCACGACCACGGCTTCATGACCCCGGAGACGGTCTACGTCCACGGCGCCTCCCTGTCGGCGGACTCCTACCACCGCATCGCCGCGACCGGCGGCTCGGTGTCGGTGTCCACCGAAAGCGAGCAGAGCGCCGGCCAGGGCTACCCGCCCACCTGGGCCCTGCGCCAGTACGGCATCCCGGTGTCGCTGTCGATGGACACCTCGGTCTGGTGGAGCGGCGACCTGTTCTCCGCGATGCGCGCGACCCTGGGCGCCGACCGATCCCGCGAACACCTGGAAGCCCACGCGAAGGGCGAAACGGTGACACACGCGGCCCTGCGCGCGGACCAGGTGGTGGACTGGGCCACCCGCGGCGGCGCTCACGCACTGGGCCGCACGGACCTGGGCACGCTGGAAGTCGGCAAGAAGGCGGACGTGGTCCTGCTGAAGAACGACGACTCGCCGGCGTCGTTCCCCGTCCTGAACCCGTACGGCCACGTGGCCTTCCAGGCCCAGCGCGGCGACGTCCACACGGTCCTGGTCGACGGCCGCGTCGTGAAGCGCGACGGCCGGCTGGTGGGCGTGGACCTCCCCGCACTCCGCCGGCGCGTCGAGGACACGGTCGAGCACCTGCGGTCGCAGCTGGGCGAGGAAGCGTGGCGGCAGGGGATGAACCCGGACGTCCCGGAGACGAAGATCCTGGACAACCCGTACACGTACACGACCTACCAGAGCGACACCACCCACGGCGGCTGA